In Citrus sinensis cultivar Valencia sweet orange chromosome 2, DVS_A1.0, whole genome shotgun sequence, a single genomic region encodes these proteins:
- the LOC102615663 gene encoding transcription factor CPC-like translates to MAELHRHTSDDNNSVHSREPKQPNQYSKLEFSEDEETLIAKMYNLVGKRWSLIAGRIPGRTAEEIKKYWTSRYSSTNE, encoded by the exons ATGGCCGAATTGCATCGTCACACATCCGATGATAATAACTCTGTGCATTCTAGAG AACCAAAACAACCCAATCAATATTCTAAGCTTGAATTCTCAGAGGATGAGGAAACTCTGATCGCTAAGATGTACAATCTTGTTGGTAAGAG gTGGTCTCTaatcgctggaagaattcctgGAAGGACGGCGGAGGAAATTAAGAAGTACTGGACTTCAAGATATTCTTCTACTAATGAGTAA